Proteins from one Streptomyces sp. NBC_00390 genomic window:
- a CDS encoding DUF3662 domain-containing protein, with product MAPLKQWEQALEDWQDALVAKFFRSEPVELLDELRGECDNHVVVCSRTRVVAPNAYEIEIESGLHKELSRHARQVGQALMDSLARHGERRGYEWAGPLTVRVTSAAHLPNGRYRVASRAMAHIRADAFPSASE from the coding sequence ATGGCACCTCTGAAGCAGTGGGAACAGGCACTCGAAGACTGGCAGGACGCCTTGGTCGCGAAGTTCTTCCGCAGCGAACCGGTCGAGCTGCTCGACGAGCTCCGGGGCGAGTGCGACAACCACGTGGTGGTGTGCAGCCGCACCCGGGTGGTGGCACCCAACGCGTACGAGATCGAAATCGAGAGCGGCCTGCACAAGGAACTGTCCCGGCACGCGCGGCAGGTAGGGCAGGCGCTCATGGACAGTCTCGCGCGGCATGGCGAGCGCCGAGGATACGAATGGGCCGGCCCGCTGACGGTACGGGTGACGTCGGCGGCCCATCTGCCCAACGGCCGGTACCGCGTCGCCAGCCGCGCCATGGCCCACATACGTGCCGATGCGTTCCCTTCGGCGAGCGAGTAG
- a CDS encoding GlsB/YeaQ/YmgE family stress response membrane protein: MGIIAWILIGLLAGMIAKLLMPGKDPGGIVITMLIGIAGGLLGGWLGKVIFGVDSIDGFFDLSTWVAAIVGSLILLALYRLFAGSRRSHRHV; encoded by the coding sequence ATGGGCATCATCGCCTGGATACTCATCGGCTTGCTTGCCGGAATGATCGCGAAGCTTCTGATGCCTGGCAAGGACCCAGGCGGCATCGTCATCACCATGCTCATCGGTATCGCAGGAGGCCTTCTGGGAGGCTGGCTCGGCAAGGTCATCTTCGGCGTCGACTCGATCGACGGGTTTTTCGATCTCTCCACGTGGGTCGCGGCGATCGTCGGCTCCCTGATCCTTCTCGCCCTCTACCGGCTCTTCGCCGGAAGTAGGCGCTCCCACCGGCACGTCTGA